One Azospirillum sp. TSA2s genomic region harbors:
- a CDS encoding septal ring lytic transglycosylase RlpA family protein, protein MKTTRIIVLAIAAATLSGTAVPALANGKAKVPPVHVEHEDGEEILVHKGEASFYSQKFHGRTTASGETMNQNKATAASRTLPLGAKATVTNEENGKSVDVIVNDRGPYVDGRVIDLSRSAAKKLDMIDDGTAPVTVEVKPSEQPTEAAREKVEDKVDQLTPDSQVAQGDTRRNGSSGGSKSDTVSHSGSGK, encoded by the coding sequence ATGAAGACAACACGCATCATCGTCCTGGCGATTGCCGCCGCGACCCTGAGTGGGACTGCCGTCCCTGCGCTGGCGAATGGAAAGGCCAAGGTTCCGCCCGTGCATGTCGAGCATGAGGATGGCGAGGAGATCCTCGTCCACAAGGGGGAAGCGTCCTTCTACAGCCAGAAATTCCATGGCCGCACCACCGCGAGCGGCGAAACGATGAACCAGAACAAGGCGACCGCCGCCTCGCGCACCCTGCCGCTGGGCGCCAAGGCGACCGTCACGAATGAGGAGAACGGCAAGAGCGTCGACGTCATCGTCAACGACCGCGGCCCTTATGTCGATGGTCGCGTGATCGACCTGTCGCGGTCTGCCGCCAAGAAGCTGGACATGATCGACGACGGCACCGCGCCGGTGACGGTGGAGGTCAAGCCGTCGGAGCAGCCGACCGAAGCCGCCCGCGAAAAGGTGGAGGACAAGGTGGACCAGCTCACCCCCGACAGCCAGGTCGCCCAGGGGGACACCCGCCGAAACGGCAGCAGCGGGGGAAGCAAAAGCGACACAGTGTCGCACTCCGGGTCCGGCAAGTAA
- a CDS encoding DUF1476 domain-containing protein produces MTTFDDREKAFENKFQHDADLLFRIRARRDRLAGEWAADLMGLSGAEAEAYARQIVDTDIATAGPHDIRDKLCADLNARGVDISEHRVEKQMAHFLDIAREHVTQG; encoded by the coding sequence ATGACGACCTTCGACGACCGCGAAAAGGCTTTTGAGAACAAGTTCCAGCACGACGCGGACCTGCTCTTCCGCATCCGCGCCCGGCGCGACCGTCTGGCCGGCGAATGGGCCGCCGACCTGATGGGGCTGTCCGGGGCGGAGGCCGAGGCCTATGCGCGCCAGATCGTGGACACCGACATCGCCACCGCCGGCCCGCACGACATCCGGGACAAGCTGTGCGCCGACCTGAACGCCCGCGGAGTCGACATCTCCGAACACCGGGTGGAAAAGCAGATGGCGCATTTCCTGGACATCGCGCGCGAGCACGTGACTCAGGGCTGA
- a CDS encoding MgtC/SapB family protein, with product MGLTEVLTTEEMGLRLLAAAFCGALLGLDREMRGKAAGLRTHTLISISCALTTMVALELFAGLQTSGDERPSDPVRVIQGVAQAVGFISAGVMFRSGDSVRGATTAAVIWVAGGLGIACGAGYYALAGMTLALCLMVTILFTILMDRFPQLGASEAGANSEDGDGKARERRRSTSRQGRIRRIARHAPRG from the coding sequence ATGGGCTTGACCGAGGTTCTGACAACGGAGGAGATGGGGTTGCGGCTGCTGGCGGCGGCTTTTTGCGGTGCGTTGCTTGGACTCGACCGCGAAATGCGGGGCAAGGCGGCGGGGCTGCGCACGCATACGCTGATCTCCATCAGCTGCGCCCTGACCACCATGGTTGCGCTGGAGCTGTTCGCCGGCCTGCAGACCAGCGGCGACGAGCGGCCGAGCGACCCGGTGCGCGTCATCCAGGGCGTGGCGCAGGCGGTCGGCTTCATCAGTGCGGGGGTGATGTTCCGGTCCGGCGACAGCGTGCGGGGGGCGACGACCGCCGCGGTCATCTGGGTGGCGGGTGGGCTGGGCATCGCCTGCGGCGCCGGCTATTACGCGCTTGCCGGCATGACGCTGGCCCTGTGCCTGATGGTGACCATCCTGTTCACCATCCTGATGGACCGCTTCCCGCAGCTGGGAGCGTCGGAGGCCGGGGCGAATTCGGAGGATGGCGACGGCAAGGCGCGGGAGCGGCGTCGCTCCACCTCCCGCCAGGGCCGGATCAGGCGGATCGCCCGCCACGCGCCGCGGGGATGA
- a CDS encoding MaoC family dehydratase: MDDVRQVRKDIEGYCIEDLSVGMTASFAKTVTEADIVLFAGISGDTNPVHINQEYAATTMFQGRIAHGMLTVGFISAVLGTKLPGPGCIYMSQTLKFKAPVRAGDTVTARATITELIPEKRRCVIKTVCTVGETVVVEGEALLMVPSRG, from the coding sequence ATGGACGACGTGCGTCAGGTCCGCAAGGATATCGAAGGCTACTGCATCGAAGACCTGTCCGTCGGCATGACGGCCAGCTTCGCCAAGACGGTGACGGAGGCCGACATCGTCCTGTTCGCGGGCATTTCCGGTGACACCAACCCGGTCCACATCAACCAGGAATACGCCGCCACCACCATGTTCCAGGGCCGTATCGCCCACGGCATGCTGACGGTCGGCTTCATTTCGGCCGTGCTGGGCACCAAGCTGCCGGGGCCGGGCTGCATCTACATGAGCCAGACGCTGAAGTTCAAGGCGCCGGTCCGCGCCGGCGACACCGTCACCGCCCGCGCCACCATCACCGAACTGATCCCGGAAAAGCGCCGTTGCGTCATCAAGACCGTCTGCACCGTCGGCGAGACCGTGGTGGTCGAGGGCGAGGCGCTGCTGATGGTCCCCTCTCGCGGTTGA
- a CDS encoding bifunctional riboflavin kinase/FAD synthetase codes for MRLYRHTADLPAEERGAVVALGNFDGVHRGHQTVIGTAQRLAAEMGVPSAVVTFEPHPRSVFRPDDPPFRLTPFRVKTRHIEALGVDQLIVCHFDDSFRHKTAQAFVDEVLIGGLGVRHVVCGYDFLFGHKRSGDPAFLLKAGRAQGFGVTEVGPVSDEQGGVYSSTRVRDALTAGRPREAAFVLGHSWEIEGRVVHGDQRGRTIGFPTANIELGEYLRPAFGVYAVRAGIDRAGETVWLPGVANLGARPTVDGTVARLEAHLFDVDLDLYDLHLRVQMIDFLRPEMKFPSFNVLKDQIVKDAVAARAVLAAG; via the coding sequence ATGCGACTGTACAGACACACCGCCGACCTGCCGGCCGAAGAGCGGGGCGCCGTCGTTGCGCTCGGCAATTTCGACGGCGTGCACCGCGGGCATCAGACGGTCATCGGCACCGCCCAGCGCCTTGCGGCGGAAATGGGTGTGCCGTCGGCCGTCGTCACCTTCGAACCGCATCCGCGCAGCGTCTTCCGCCCCGACGACCCGCCCTTTCGCCTGACGCCCTTCCGCGTCAAGACCCGCCACATCGAAGCGCTGGGCGTCGACCAGCTGATCGTCTGCCATTTCGACGACAGCTTCCGCCACAAGACCGCGCAGGCCTTCGTCGACGAGGTCCTGATCGGCGGGCTGGGCGTGCGGCACGTCGTCTGCGGCTATGACTTCCTGTTCGGGCATAAGCGGTCGGGCGATCCCGCCTTTCTGCTGAAGGCCGGGCGCGCCCAGGGATTTGGCGTGACGGAGGTCGGGCCGGTGTCCGACGAGCAGGGCGGCGTCTATTCCTCCACCCGCGTGCGCGATGCGCTGACCGCCGGCCGTCCGCGCGAGGCCGCCTTCGTTCTGGGCCATTCCTGGGAAATCGAGGGGCGCGTCGTCCATGGCGACCAGCGCGGCCGCACCATCGGTTTCCCCACAGCCAACATCGAGCTGGGCGAGTATCTGCGCCCGGCCTTCGGCGTCTATGCGGTGCGCGCCGGCATCGACCGCGCCGGCGAGACCGTCTGGCTGCCGGGCGTCGCCAACCTCGGCGCCCGCCCCACCGTCGACGGCACGGTCGCCCGGCTGGAGGCCCACCTGTTCGACGTCGACCTTGACCTGTACGATCTGCATCTGCGGGTCCAGATGATCGACTTCCTGCGGCCGGAGATGAAGTTCCCCAGCTTCAACGTGCTGAAGGACCAGATCGTGAAGGACGCCGTCGCCGCCCGCGCCGTGCTGGCGGCCGGTTGA
- a CDS encoding N-formylglutamate amidohydrolase, which translates to MSFVIDDVLVRNDPVGERLPVLFDSPHSGSVYPADFRVICPHPLLRQGEDSHVEELFATAPDHGATLLCALFPRTCIDVNRAVDDIDPALIDGELPMPLRPTPRSTLGMGLIRSMLRPGVPLYDGKLPAAAVADRIDRYYRPYHAQMRLALDGLAARFGTVWHVNCHSMPSSLRPDGRDPLAVDFVIGDRDGTTSEPGFVRLVAETLRGFGHRVAINDPYKGVELLARYGDPARGRHSIQLEINRRLYMNEETLERHDGFVRLKGEIDMLIRRIADYAGQRLLHRAAE; encoded by the coding sequence ATGAGCTTCGTGATCGATGACGTTCTTGTCCGCAACGACCCGGTGGGCGAGCGCCTTCCGGTGCTGTTCGATTCGCCGCACAGCGGCAGCGTCTATCCCGCCGATTTCCGGGTGATCTGTCCGCATCCCCTGCTGCGCCAGGGCGAGGACAGCCATGTGGAGGAGCTGTTCGCCACGGCGCCCGACCATGGCGCCACCCTGCTGTGCGCGCTGTTTCCCCGCACCTGCATCGACGTGAACCGCGCGGTCGACGACATCGACCCGGCGCTGATCGACGGCGAGTTGCCGATGCCGCTACGCCCGACTCCGCGCAGCACGCTGGGCATGGGGCTGATCCGCAGCATGCTGCGGCCGGGCGTGCCGCTCTATGACGGGAAGCTGCCGGCGGCGGCGGTGGCCGACCGAATCGATCGCTATTACCGCCCCTACCATGCCCAGATGCGGCTTGCGCTGGATGGCTTGGCGGCGCGGTTCGGCACGGTGTGGCACGTCAACTGCCATTCCATGCCGTCGTCGCTGCGGCCGGACGGGCGCGACCCGCTGGCGGTGGATTTCGTCATCGGCGACCGCGACGGCACCACCAGCGAGCCCGGATTCGTCCGGCTGGTGGCGGAGACCCTGCGCGGCTTCGGCCATCGCGTGGCGATCAACGATCCGTACAAGGGGGTGGAATTGTTGGCGCGCTATGGCGATCCGGCGCGCGGCCGTCATTCGATCCAGCTTGAGATCAACCGCCGCCTCTACATGAACGAGGAGACGCTGGAACGTCACGACGGCTTCGTCCGGCTGAAGGGCGAGATCGACATGCTGATCCGCCGCATCGCCGACTATGCCGGGCAGCGCCTCCTGCACCGGGCCGCGGAGTAG
- a CDS encoding succinylglutamate desuccinylase/aspartoacylase family protein, with the protein MTDPLFAPVELTPPDIAPHRRGNTGIDHVTSLSAAEPGPHVVLNALVHGNELCGAIALDALLRMGLRPTRGRLTFVFANTAAYATFDRQNPYASRYLDEDFNRLWSPEHLDGRRDSVELRRARVLRPVYESADLLLDLHSMTADTAPLTLCGRTTRGRDLALGLGYPAWVVADGGHAGGKRLIDYGSFAEPEGSHTAILVECGQHWRTETATVALESCLRLLLGLEMIDPPLNGPRLRPRSDPQRVVEVTDAVTASTERFRFTAPFVGMEVIGRAGTVIGWDDTRAILTPHDDCVLIMPARRVKAGQTAVRLGRIVG; encoded by the coding sequence TTGACCGACCCGCTCTTCGCCCCCGTCGAACTCACCCCGCCGGACATCGCGCCCCACCGGCGTGGCAACACCGGCATCGACCACGTCACCAGCCTGTCGGCGGCGGAGCCGGGGCCGCATGTGGTGCTGAACGCGCTCGTCCACGGCAACGAGCTGTGCGGCGCCATCGCCCTGGATGCGCTGCTGCGGATGGGTCTGCGGCCGACGCGCGGACGGCTGACCTTCGTCTTCGCCAACACCGCCGCCTATGCCACCTTCGACCGCCAGAACCCTTATGCCTCGCGCTATCTGGACGAGGATTTCAACCGGCTGTGGTCGCCGGAGCATCTGGACGGCCGGCGCGACAGCGTGGAGCTTCGCCGCGCCCGCGTCCTGCGCCCGGTCTACGAGTCGGCGGACCTGCTGCTCGACCTGCATTCGATGACGGCGGACACCGCGCCGCTGACCCTGTGCGGCCGGACCACGCGCGGGCGCGACCTTGCGCTCGGACTCGGCTATCCGGCCTGGGTGGTGGCGGACGGCGGGCATGCCGGGGGCAAGCGGCTGATCGATTACGGCAGCTTCGCCGAGCCGGAGGGATCGCACACTGCGATCCTGGTCGAATGCGGCCAGCATTGGCGGACCGAGACGGCGACGGTCGCGCTGGAAAGCTGTCTGCGCCTGCTTCTCGGCCTGGAGATGATCGATCCGCCGCTGAACGGTCCCCGCCTGCGCCCACGCAGCGATCCGCAGCGGGTGGTCGAGGTCACCGACGCCGTCACCGCCTCCACCGAGCGGTTCCGCTTCACCGCCCCCTTCGTCGGCATGGAGGTGATCGGCCGCGCCGGCACCGTCATCGGCTGGGACGACACGCGCGCGATCCTGACGCCCCATGACGACTGCGTCCTCATCATGCCCGCCCGCCGGGTGAAAGCCGGCCAGACGGCGGTGCGGCTGGGGCGGATCGTGGGGTAA
- a CDS encoding DUF6352 family protein yields MTDFWTASGFHLLTRDADNHLAVTPDFLRAYLLRPEMRPPEEACDAERTLHAALLDDPARMVPAPLLDAIADPDARENFQVWLAFRDRLLAAGTLEGCYIRLFREGARGVPALFIDQLVHAILRGILDETPSGLRARAGELFFREQTVSVEDGRVRVADAETVETMAASGGFGSLGRLVVEAGTAPRSVELDILDETNHPLYWGRDARHDTVLDITFAAAGLDALARVLEAWVGHFLGVTVSIQPVQNIRDDRWVWHVGLDSSATAILNDLYNGVEVGEDRLARILALFRLDFADPAAMRPDLAGRPVYLGLAMTEGRRLKLKPQNLLVNLPLASVA; encoded by the coding sequence ATGACCGATTTCTGGACGGCGTCCGGTTTCCACCTGTTGACCCGCGATGCCGACAACCATCTGGCGGTGACGCCCGATTTCCTGCGCGCCTACCTGCTCCGGCCGGAGATGCGGCCGCCGGAGGAAGCCTGCGATGCGGAGCGCACGCTGCACGCCGCCTTGCTGGACGATCCGGCGCGGATGGTGCCCGCGCCGCTGCTCGACGCCATCGCCGACCCGGATGCGCGGGAGAATTTCCAGGTCTGGCTGGCCTTCCGCGACCGGCTGCTCGCGGCCGGAACGCTGGAAGGCTGCTACATCCGCCTGTTCCGCGAGGGTGCCCGCGGGGTGCCCGCCCTGTTCATCGACCAGCTGGTCCACGCCATCCTGCGCGGCATCCTGGATGAAACGCCGTCCGGCCTGCGGGCGCGGGCGGGGGAGCTGTTCTTCCGCGAACAGACGGTGTCGGTGGAGGACGGCCGCGTCCGCGTCGCCGATGCCGAGACGGTGGAGACGATGGCGGCGTCCGGCGGCTTCGGTTCGCTCGGCCGCCTGGTGGTGGAGGCCGGCACCGCTCCCCGCAGCGTCGAACTGGACATCCTGGACGAGACCAACCACCCGCTCTATTGGGGCCGCGATGCCCGTCACGACACCGTGCTGGACATCACCTTCGCCGCCGCCGGGCTGGACGCGCTGGCCCGCGTGCTGGAGGCCTGGGTCGGGCATTTCCTGGGCGTGACGGTCAGCATCCAGCCGGTGCAGAACATCCGTGACGACCGCTGGGTCTGGCATGTCGGGCTCGACAGTTCCGCCACCGCGATCCTCAACGACCTGTACAATGGCGTGGAGGTGGGGGAGGACCGGCTGGCCCGCATCCTCGCCCTGTTCCGCCTGGACTTTGCCGATCCCGCCGCCATGCGCCCCGATCTCGCCGGCCGGCCGGTCTATCTGGGGCTGGCGATGACGGAAGGACGGCGGCTGAAGCTCAAGCCGCAGAACCTGCTGGTCAATCTGCCGCTCGCTTCGGTGGCGTGA
- a CDS encoding NRDE family protein: MCSVILLRRPDATWPLVVAGNRDEMTGRPWLPPARHWPDRPNVVAGLDELAGGSWMGLNDEGVVAVILNRFGTLGPEAGKRSRGELVLDALDHADAADAARSFADLDIRAYRPFNLVIADNRDAYLVVHRGANPRHRPEVSSIPAGVHMLTAFELDDPQDPRTAFYRPLFEHAVPPAVDVSDAESFAWGGWPELMGSRIWEGTPDERGAMDFLLPNGFGTSSSSLLAVPRVERPDLNPIWHFAPGRPHAVDYAPVEL; the protein is encoded by the coding sequence ATGTGCAGCGTGATCCTCCTGCGGCGACCCGACGCAACCTGGCCGCTGGTCGTCGCCGGAAACCGTGACGAGATGACAGGGCGCCCCTGGCTTCCTCCCGCCCGCCACTGGCCCGACCGCCCGAACGTGGTCGCCGGGCTGGACGAACTGGCCGGCGGCTCCTGGATGGGGCTGAACGACGAGGGGGTGGTGGCGGTCATCCTCAACCGCTTCGGCACGCTGGGGCCGGAGGCCGGCAAGCGGTCGCGCGGCGAACTGGTGCTGGACGCGCTGGACCATGCCGACGCCGCCGATGCCGCGCGCAGCTTCGCGGACCTCGACATCCGCGCCTATCGCCCCTTCAATCTGGTGATCGCCGACAACCGCGACGCCTATCTGGTCGTCCATCGCGGCGCCAACCCGCGCCACCGGCCGGAGGTGTCGTCGATCCCCGCCGGCGTCCACATGCTGACCGCCTTCGAGCTGGACGACCCGCAGGACCCGCGCACCGCCTTCTATCGCCCGCTGTTCGAGCATGCGGTGCCACCGGCCGTGGACGTCTCCGACGCGGAGTCCTTCGCCTGGGGCGGCTGGCCGGAGTTGATGGGCAGCCGCATCTGGGAAGGCACGCCGGACGAGCGCGGCGCCATGGATTTCCTGCTGCCGAACGGCTTCGGCACTTCGTCCAGCTCCCTGCTGGCGGTGCCGCGGGTGGAGCGGCCCGACCTGAACCCGATCTGGCACTTCGCCCCCGGCCGCCCGCACGCGGTGGATTATGCGCCGGTGGAGCTGTGA
- a CDS encoding CreA family protein → MRSPFPLMNASAGLLVLGLLTAALPLRTAAADEVVGRFSNDWTGNGLEIQAIEDPKVKGITCHLVDFDRSLIDRLSKGNWFEDPSNASIACRQTGPVTVGDIELSQKGEEVFSERKSLIFKSIAIRRIYDRPNDTMVYVVYSRQVKDASAKTSISTVPLFSANATWTKGKPAAK, encoded by the coding sequence ATGCGCAGCCCGTTTCCCCTGATGAACGCTTCCGCCGGCCTTTTGGTTCTGGGTCTGCTGACCGCCGCGCTCCCGCTGCGCACGGCGGCGGCCGACGAGGTGGTCGGCCGCTTCTCCAACGACTGGACCGGCAACGGGTTGGAGATCCAGGCGATCGAGGATCCCAAGGTGAAGGGAATCACCTGCCATCTGGTCGATTTCGACCGCAGCCTGATCGACCGGCTGAGCAAGGGCAACTGGTTCGAGGACCCGTCCAACGCCTCCATCGCCTGCCGTCAGACCGGGCCGGTGACCGTCGGTGACATCGAGTTGTCGCAGAAGGGGGAGGAGGTCTTCTCCGAACGGAAGAGCCTGATTTTCAAGTCGATCGCCATTCGCCGCATCTACGACCGGCCGAACGACACGATGGTTTATGTGGTGTACAGCCGACAGGTGAAGGACGCCTCGGCCAAGACCTCGATCTCCACCGTTCCGCTGTTCAGCGCGAATGCGACCTGGACGAAGGGCAAGCCGGCGGCGAAGTGA
- a CDS encoding multidrug effflux MFS transporter, translating into MPRPDSLSIRVLLTALVAFGPLSTDLYLPSLPTLVQVFDTDVATVQLTLSIFLVGFAMSQLVYGPMSDRFGRRPTLLVGVTIYLAASAVCAMTSSIDALIAARFFQALGACCGPVVARAVVRDVFGRDRAATVLAYMSMAMALAPAVGPMLGGILTEWFGWRANFMLLTVFACGILAAVWSMLGETNAHRDEEALRPGRLAANYLLLMRNRGFVGYVLVVAFSYSGIFSFISGSSFVLIGQLHLTPAQYGASFGAVVLGYMLGTFLAGRLTPRLGGARMIRIGTLLSLGGGLVGGVLALAGVLHLLAIVVPVFLFILGAGLTLPNATANAVGPYPTMAGLASSLLGFAQMAIAAVIGIVVGHMNDGTALPMMGAIGLVGLGALLAHRLLVIPAARGGRSA; encoded by the coding sequence ATGCCCCGTCCCGATTCCCTGTCCATCCGCGTCCTGCTGACGGCATTGGTCGCATTCGGCCCGCTGTCCACCGACCTGTACCTGCCGTCGCTGCCGACTCTGGTGCAGGTGTTCGACACCGATGTCGCCACGGTCCAGCTGACGCTGTCGATCTTCCTGGTCGGCTTCGCGATGTCGCAGCTGGTCTATGGCCCGATGTCCGACCGCTTCGGCCGGCGCCCGACCCTGCTGGTGGGGGTGACGATCTATCTGGCGGCCAGCGCCGTCTGCGCCATGACCAGCAGCATCGACGCGCTGATCGCCGCCCGCTTCTTCCAGGCTCTGGGCGCCTGCTGCGGCCCGGTGGTGGCGCGCGCGGTGGTGCGCGACGTGTTCGGGCGCGACCGGGCGGCGACGGTGCTGGCCTATATGTCGATGGCGATGGCGCTCGCCCCGGCGGTGGGGCCGATGCTGGGCGGCATCCTGACGGAGTGGTTCGGCTGGCGCGCCAACTTCATGCTGCTGACCGTGTTCGCCTGCGGCATCCTGGCCGCGGTGTGGTCGATGCTGGGCGAGACCAACGCCCACCGCGACGAGGAGGCGCTGCGGCCGGGCCGGCTCGCCGCCAACTACCTGCTGCTGATGCGCAACCGCGGCTTCGTCGGCTATGTGCTGGTGGTGGCCTTTTCCTACAGCGGCATCTTCTCCTTCATCTCCGGCTCGTCCTTCGTGCTGATCGGACAATTGCACCTGACCCCGGCGCAGTATGGCGCCAGCTTCGGCGCGGTGGTCCTGGGATATATGCTGGGCACCTTCCTGGCCGGGCGGCTGACGCCGCGGCTGGGCGGCGCGCGGATGATCCGCATCGGGACGCTGCTGTCGCTGGGCGGCGGGCTGGTGGGCGGGGTGCTGGCGCTGGCCGGGGTGCTGCACCTGCTGGCCATCGTGGTGCCGGTCTTCCTGTTCATCCTGGGCGCCGGGCTGACCCTGCCCAATGCCACCGCCAACGCAGTCGGTCCCTACCCCACCATGGCCGGGCTGGCGTCTTCGCTGCTGGGCTTCGCGCAGATGGCCATCGCCGCGGTCATCGGCATCGTCGTCGGCCACATGAACGACGGCACCGCCCTGCCGATGATGGGAGCCATCGGGCTGGTCGGGTTAGGCGCGCTGCTGGCGCACCGGCTGCTGGTCATCCCCGCGGCGCGTGGCGGGCGATCCGCCTGA
- a CDS encoding alpha/beta hydrolase: protein MADDAAWTASEFAAKPAGGTAADPASGSVEMRFVAMPDGAKLRVAVWPVPERVRGTALVLTGRAEFIEKYAETAEALAARGFRVVALDWRNQGLSDRPLPNRQIHHLTDFATLVDDLDEVHRQVVAPVAAKTGGPLILLAHSMGGLVATLALARHADDDPDRYAAVLLSAPMYAIHSGPLPRWLVRVLADVGLACGLGARYALGQGDYDPAEGRFSLDNKITADPGRYAAFHGPYAERPELRVGGVSFAWVAAALDAEDALRHTLPLERVRTPVLLLSAPEDRVVRAAAHRAVVARLGNAHLADYPGARHELLMECDAIRDRVWADIDAFLDRTL from the coding sequence ATGGCCGATGATGCCGCTTGGACTGCATCCGAATTTGCGGCGAAGCCCGCCGGCGGAACCGCTGCCGACCCGGCCTCCGGTTCCGTGGAGATGCGCTTCGTCGCGATGCCCGATGGGGCCAAGCTGCGCGTCGCCGTCTGGCCGGTGCCGGAGCGGGTTCGCGGCACGGCGCTGGTGCTGACCGGCCGGGCGGAGTTCATCGAGAAATATGCTGAAACCGCGGAGGCGCTGGCCGCCCGTGGTTTCCGCGTCGTGGCGTTGGACTGGCGCAATCAGGGCCTGTCCGACCGGCCCTTGCCTAACCGGCAGATCCACCATCTGACCGACTTCGCGACGCTGGTGGACGATCTCGACGAGGTTCATCGGCAGGTGGTGGCACCGGTCGCCGCGAAGACGGGCGGGCCGCTGATCCTGCTGGCCCATTCCATGGGCGGGCTGGTGGCGACGCTGGCGCTGGCCCGCCATGCCGACGATGATCCCGACCGCTATGCCGCCGTCCTGCTGTCGGCGCCGATGTACGCCATCCACAGCGGGCCGCTGCCGCGCTGGCTGGTCCGGGTGCTGGCCGACGTCGGGCTCGCCTGCGGCCTGGGTGCCCGCTATGCGCTGGGGCAGGGCGACTACGACCCGGCGGAGGGGCGCTTCAGCCTGGACAACAAGATCACCGCCGATCCGGGGCGCTACGCCGCCTTCCACGGCCCCTATGCCGAGCGGCCGGAACTGCGCGTCGGCGGCGTCAGCTTCGCCTGGGTCGCCGCTGCCCTGGATGCGGAGGATGCGCTGCGCCATACCCTGCCGCTGGAGCGGGTGCGCACGCCGGTGCTGCTGCTCAGCGCGCCGGAAGACCGGGTGGTGCGGGCGGCGGCGCACCGCGCGGTGGTCGCCCGCCTCGGCAACGCCCATCTTGCCGACTATCCCGGGGCGCGGCACGAACTGCTGATGGAATGCGACGCCATCCGCGACCGGGTGTGGGCGGACATCGACGCCTTTCTCGACAGGACCCTTTAG
- a CDS encoding AI-2E family transporter, giving the protein MTDRSPLASLPPAPEAPLAGTPEPATEPLPSPGHRRDPMTIAVVGLFVIAVLFALYFGRDVLLPIMLALILSFLLRPLVRALYRVGVPEGLGAAVMVVMLFGGVLLAVYTLSTPAAEWVNRMPRVLHELEFKLGDIRAGIDRAREASRQIEEITKETGEAGPVREVVVRGPTLMEQAVSQVESVLANVVILLVLLYFFLARGRHSLESLIGTMRNVDDRVHYAMVAATLQQNIAAYLLTITVINAVLGLATGLVMWMWGLPNPALWGVMVALANYIPFIGPAVMTGVFFLVSVLTFDSLGTIILPPLSFVALTTLEGNFLTPMIVGRRLSLNPIAVFVSILFWGWLWGIPGALLAVPILAILKILFDAHEPLKPVGALLGD; this is encoded by the coding sequence ATGACAGACCGCAGCCCGCTCGCCTCGCTTCCCCCCGCCCCCGAGGCTCCGCTTGCCGGCACGCCGGAACCGGCGACCGAACCCTTGCCCTCACCCGGCCACCGCCGCGATCCGATGACCATCGCCGTCGTCGGCCTGTTCGTCATCGCCGTTCTGTTCGCGCTCTATTTCGGACGCGACGTGCTGCTGCCGATCATGCTGGCGCTGATCCTCAGCTTCCTTCTGCGACCGCTGGTCCGCGCCCTCTACCGCGTCGGGGTGCCAGAGGGGCTCGGCGCCGCCGTCATGGTCGTCATGCTGTTCGGCGGCGTGCTGCTGGCGGTCTATACCTTGTCCACCCCGGCGGCGGAGTGGGTGAACCGCATGCCGCGGGTCCTGCATGAGTTGGAATTCAAGCTGGGCGACATCCGCGCCGGCATCGACCGCGCCCGCGAAGCCTCCCGCCAGATCGAGGAGATCACCAAGGAAACCGGCGAGGCAGGGCCGGTGCGCGAAGTGGTGGTGCGCGGTCCGACCCTGATGGAACAGGCGGTCAGCCAGGTCGAATCGGTTCTCGCCAATGTCGTGATCCTGCTGGTGCTGCTCTATTTCTTCCTCGCCCGCGGCCGCCATTCGTTGGAGTCGCTGATCGGCACCATGCGCAACGTCGATGACCGCGTGCATTACGCGATGGTCGCGGCGACGCTGCAGCAGAACATCGCCGCCTATCTGCTGACCATCACCGTCATCAATGCGGTGCTGGGGCTGGCGACCGGGCTGGTGATGTGGATGTGGGGGCTGCCGAACCCGGCGCTGTGGGGAGTGATGGTGGCGCTGGCCAACTACATCCCCTTCATCGGCCCGGCGGTGATGACCGGCGTGTTCTTCCTGGTATCGGTCCTGACCTTCGACAGCCTCGGCACCATCATCCTGCCGCCGCTGTCCTTCGTGGCGCTGACCACGCTGGAGGGCAATTTCCTGACGCCGATGATCGTCGGGCGCCGGCTGTCGCTGAACCCCATCGCGGTGTTCGTGTCGATCCTGTTCTGGGGCTGGCTGTGGGGCATTCCCGGCGCGCTGCTGGCCGTACCGATCCTGGCGATCCTGAAGATCCTGTTCGACGCGCACGAGCCGCTGAAGCCGGTGGGTGCGCTGCTGGGGGATTGA